In the Archaeoglobus neptunius genome, AGCGATGCGAAGCAGCTCGTGCTCGAAGCGATGAAGAAGGCTGGAAAACCTGTAAGACCGGGTGAGATAGCCAAGGAGACCGGACTAGACAGCAAGGAGGTGTCGAAAATTATAAAGGAACTCAAAAAAGAAGGTCTGGTCCACTCTCCTAAAAGATGCTATTATGCCGTTAAGGGGTGAGGTGGTATTGTGAGTACGGATGAGAATTTAAGAAACGCATATGCGGGGGAAAGTCAGGCAATGGTCAGGTACAAAATATTTGCGGAGATTGCGAGAAATAAGGGACTGGAAGGTGTGGCAAGAGTATTTGAAGCAGCTTCCTTTTCAGAATTTATCCATGCCAAAAACCATTTGAGGGTTCTGGAGGACTTGAACGACGTTAAAAAGAATCTGGAAACAGCACATGCAGGAGAAACCTATGAGATTACGGAGATGTATCCAAAATTTTACGAGGAGGCTTTGAAGGAAGGGAACAAAAGGGCGACGTCAAGCATAAGGTGGGCTCTTGAAACGGAGAAAGTTCATGCAGAAATATTTAAAAAACTGATAGAGAGCGGAGAGGACTTTGAAGGCAAAATTTATGTCTGTCCTGTCTGCGGGTACGCAATGGAGGGCGAGCCACCGGAAACCTGTCCGCTGTGCAACACATCTAGGGATAGATTTGTTGAATTCTAATTTTTTAAATTTTTGAATTCCAGCTCAAGCAGTTTCATCTTGATTCTTAACCCGCTGGAATATCCGCCAAGCCCGTTCTTTGCCACAACACGATGACACGGAATGATGACGGGGACGGGATTCCTTTTAACAGCCTGACCTACAGCTCGTGGTGAAGATTTCAGTTTTTCTGCAATTTCTGAGTAACTCAGTGTCTTCCCGTACGGTATTCTGGAAACCTCCTTCAGCACCTTACGGGTGAAATCCGAAACTTCAATGTTCAATGGTATCTTGAGCTTTTTTCTCGTGCCTTCGAAGTACTCCTCTATCTGGGATCTGTACTCACCGTCAGACATGTCGAAAGCGGGGGCAGCGGAAAAAAAGGATCGAATTACGGAACCATCTCTCACGACCACGTTGAAGTATATTCTGTCCCAGCAAACCGAAAAGCTCATCAGAAATCCCTGCCGGATATATCCCTCAGCCTTTTTATGCCGTCGATTTCCCGTATTATCTCCGCCACGGCTTTGGGGACGTATTTCTCCCAGTCACCACCCTCGAGCATTTTCTTCCTTATTTCTGTACCGTGGTATTCATTTCTGTTGTACATTCTTGTGTGCATGACATTGAAACCTGCCTCTTTGAAAAGTCTGTAGACAAGCGGATTGTTCGTGTACACAACATCGAAGGGCGGAACCATTGAGCATACATGAGATACCCACAGGCTGTTTCGGTAAATATCCTCAAGCGGAATAATGTAAATTTTCGTATTAACACCCAGCTCGTCCTTTATCTCATCCACAGCCCTTGAAATCATCAGAACTCTTTCGCCGGCTGTGAAGGGATTTTCAATGGA is a window encoding:
- a CDS encoding MarR family transcriptional regulator; amino-acid sequence: MSDAKQLVLEAMKKAGKPVRPGEIAKETGLDSKEVSKIIKELKKEGLVHSPKRCYYAVKG
- a CDS encoding nicotinamide-nucleotide adenylyltransferase produces the protein MKRAFFVGRFQPYHLGHHEVVRNIITEVDELIIGIGSAQESHSIENPFTAGERVLMISRAVDEIKDELGVNTKIYIIPLEDIYRNSLWVSHVCSMVPPFDVVYTNNPLVYRLFKEAGFNVMHTRMYNRNEYHGTEIRKKMLEGGDWEKYVPKAVAEIIREIDGIKRLRDISGRDF
- a CDS encoding methylated-DNA--[protein]-cysteine S-methyltransferase; the protein is MSFSVCWDRIYFNVVVRDGSVIRSFFSAAPAFDMSDGEYRSQIEEYFEGTRKKLKIPLNIEVSDFTRKVLKEVSRIPYGKTLSYSEIAEKLKSSPRAVGQAVKRNPVPVIIPCHRVVAKNGLGGYSSGLRIKMKLLELEFKNLKN
- a CDS encoding rubrerythrin family protein, with amino-acid sequence MSTDENLRNAYAGESQAMVRYKIFAEIARNKGLEGVARVFEAASFSEFIHAKNHLRVLEDLNDVKKNLETAHAGETYEITEMYPKFYEEALKEGNKRATSSIRWALETEKVHAEIFKKLIESGEDFEGKIYVCPVCGYAMEGEPPETCPLCNTSRDRFVEF